One window of the Ananas comosus cultivar F153 linkage group 21, ASM154086v1, whole genome shotgun sequence genome contains the following:
- the LOC109726401 gene encoding DNA topoisomerase 1 beta-like isoform X1: MAVDGCVNPVIYDNGDDDDAPLTFKRSSSSRHSSLNSTSNKSTSQKRDISLQRARSDHSSPNGENSNLQKSKGTSTSKMPTERPKIPNPVSRSSVPGPPNHSSENKHTTSSMDRTNLKRPHENSDDSDDNIPLSQRANPASKMVKHFSEQRDTSHGKVEPSSDSDDDNKPLISKYSSVGAGKVPASSSKNRSGKESADDSEDKKPLASKVKANASTAGAEHVASSSARKINSSSKENADDSEDEKPLAFKFKANAATTGAGQVASSSSKKINSSSKANDSEDRKPLASKIKANMSIKKETGSESRSPKDINKRTLGDVNNRNDSLVKKAKVSDNSAFVKVKHESVVKKELKTDDGDRKPLAEKMRKLGSSDSKSSTTKVIKKPTPSSKKDGKKLKMKKAMKKSTFSKSLKVPPGSGGGQKWTTLEHNGVIFPPPYQPHGVKMLYNGQPVDLTPEQEEVATMFAVMKDTDYATKPKFIHNFFNDWRQVLGKNHVIKKFELCDFTPIYEWHLKEKEKKKQMSAAEKKALKEEKLKKEDKYMWAIVDGVKEKVGNFRVEPPALFRGRGEHPKMGKLKRRIRPSDITINIGKNAPIPECPIPGERWREVKHDNTVTWLAYWSDPINPKDSKYVFLAASSSLKGQSDKEKYEKARQLKDYIHNIRSTYTKDFNSKDPTKRQIAVATYLIDKLALRAGNEKDDDEADTVGCCTLKVENVICVPPNQLQFDFLGKDSIRYFNTVEVEAPVYKAIGEFRTAKKGDGKRKGDGDDLFDLLDTSKLNAHLKELMPGLTAKVFRTYNASITLDDILNKETKEGTLPEKIAVYQRANKEVAIICNHQRSVSKSHESQMSRLNEKIDELKALREELKVDLSRARKGKPPLKDADGKTKRNLSPEAIQKKLAQTNAKIEKMELDKKIKEDLKTVALGTSKINYLDPRISVAWCKRHEVPIEKIFNKSLLAKFAWAMDVDPSYRF, encoded by the exons ATGGCTGTTGATGGGTGTGTCAATCCTGTTATTTATGATAATGGTGATGACGATGATGCCCCTCTTACTTTTAAAAGATCAAGCTCTTCGAGACATAGTTCATTAAATTCTACTTCAAACAAATCGACTTCCCAAAAGCGTGATATCTCTCTTCAGCGGGCTAGATCTGATCATAGTTCTCCTAATGGTGAGAATTCAAACTTGCAAAAGAGTAAGGGGACTTCTACTTCAAAGATGCCTACTGAGAGGCCGAAAATACCAAACCCAGTTTCTCGGTCCTCAGTACCTGGTCCGCCCAACCATTCATCAGAAAATAAACATACTACTAGTTCTATGGATAGGACTAATTTGAAAAGGCCCCATGAGAACTCAGATGATTCAGATGATAATATACCATTAAGTCAGAGAGCCAATCCAGCTTCAAAGATGGTTAAACATTTTTCAGAACAAAGGGACACATCACATGGTAAAGTTGAGCCTTCCAGTGATTCTGATGATGATAATAAGCCATTGATCTCCAAGTATTCCTCAGTTGGAGCTGGGAAAGTTCCTGCATCTTCATCAAAGAACAGAAGCGGTAAGGAAAGTGCTGATGATTCAGAAGATAAGAAACCTTTAGCTTCTAAGGTTAAGGCAAATGCATCTACCGCTGGAGCTGAGCATGTTGCTTCATCTTCAGCCAGAAAGAtaaacagcagcagcaaggaAAACGCTGATGATTCAGAAGATGAGAAACCTTTGGCTTTTAAGTTTAAGGCGAATGCGGCTACCACTGGAGCTGGGCAAGTTGCTTCATCTTCATCCAAGAAGAtaaacagcagcagcaaggcTAATGATTCAGAAGATAGGAAACCTTTGGCTTCAAAGATTAAGGCAAATATGTCTATTAAGAAGGAAACAGGTAGCGAATCAAGGTCCCCAAAAGATATAAACAAGCGGACCCTTGGTGATGTTAATAATAGAAATGATTCTTTAGTTAAGAAGGCAAAAGTTTCAGATAACTCTGCTTTTGTAAAGGTAAAGCATGAATCTGTTgtgaaaaaagaattaaaaacaGATGATGGGGATCGCAAACCTCTTGCAGAAAAGATGAGGAAGTTAGGGTCTTCAGACAGCAAATCATCTACAACGAAAGTGATAAAAAAACCCACTCCATCATCCAAGAAAGATGGCAAGAAATTGAAGATGAAGAAAGCAAtgaaaaaatctacattttcaAAGTCATTGAAGGTTCCTCCTGGGTCAGGCGGAGGACAAAAATGGACTACCTTGGAGCACAACGGTGTTATTTTTCCTCCTCCGTACCAACCTCATGGGGTCAAAATGCTCTACAATGGACAACCGGTTGATTTAACTCCAGAGCAAGAGGAG GTTGCAACAATGTTTGCAGTGATGAAAGATACGGATTACGCCACGAAGCCGAAATTTATTCATAACTTTTTTAATGACTGGCGGCAAGTTCTTGGTAAAAACCATGTTATTAAGAAATTTGAGCTTTGTGATTTTACTCCAATCTATGAATGGCATctaaaggagaaggagaaaaagaagcaaatgaGTGCTGCG GAGAAGAAAGCTTTAAAAGAAGAGAAGTTAAAGAAAGAGGACAAGTACATGTGGGCTATTGTTGATGGTGTCAAAGAGAAG GTCGGGAATTTTAGAGTGGAACCACCTGCGTTATTCCGAGGCCGTGGAGAGCATCCAAAG ATGGGCAAATTAAAACGACGCATTCGACCAAGTGACATCACGATCAACATTGGAAAAAATGCTCCAATTCCTGAGTGTCCCATTCCTGGTGAAag ATGGAGAGAAGTGAAGCATGATAACACGGTTACGTGGTTAGCATACTGGAGTGATCCCATAAATCCAAAAGACTCCAAGTATGTCTTTTTGGCAGCAAGCAGCTCTTTAAAAGGGCAAAGTGACAAAGAGAAGTATGAGAAGGCTAGGCAATTGAAG gattatatacataatattcGATCCACTTACACGAAGGATTTCAATAGTAAAGATCCTACAAAAAGGCAAATAGCAGTGGCGACATACCTCATCGATAAGCTAGCGCTTAGGGCAGGCAATGAGAAG GATGATGATGAGGCTGATACTGTTGGTTGCTGTACTCTGAAGGTGGAGAATGTCATCTGTGTGCCCCCAAATCAGTTACAG tttgactTCCTTGGTAAAGATTCTATAAGATATTTTAACACTGTGGAGGTCGAAGCACCTGTATACAAAGCGATTGGGGAGTTCCGTACTG CTAAAAAAGGTgacggaaaaagaaaaggcgATGGAGATGATCTCTTTGACTTGCTTGATACAAGTAAACTTAATGCTCACCTTAAGGAACTCATGCCTGGTCTTACTGCAAAAGTTTTCCGTACATACAATGCTTCTATTACCTTGGATGACATA TTGAATAAGGAAACCAAGGAAGGCACTCTCCCTGAAAAGATCGCTGTTTATCAGCGTGCAAACAAAGAG GTCGCTATCATATGCAATCATCAGCGCAGTGTTTCGAAGTCCCACGAATCCCAGATGTCTAGATTGAATGAAAAGATTGACGAACTAAAG GCTCTACGGGAGGAATTGAAGGTGGATTTGAGTAGGGCAAGAAAAGGGAAGCCTCCACTTAAAGACGCAGATGGGAAGACGAAGAGGAACTTGTCCCCTGAAGC GATACAGAAGAAGCTTGCACAGACGAATGCGAAGATAGAGAAGATGGAGCTGGATAAAAAGATAAAGGAGGATTTGAAGACGGTGGCATTGGGGACGTCTAAGATCAATTATCTCGACCCTAGAATATCCGTTGCGTGGTGCAAGCGCCATGAAGTTCCCATTGAGAAG ATATTCAACAAATCACTTCTCGCGAAATTCGCGTGGGCAATGGACGTCGACCCCAGCTACAGATTCTAA
- the LOC109726401 gene encoding DNA topoisomerase 1 alpha-like isoform X2: MAVDGCVNPVIYDNGDDDDAPLTFKRSSSSRHSSLNSTSNKSTSQKRDISLQRARSDHSSPNGENSNLQKSKGTSTSKMPTERPKIPNPVSRSSVPGPPNHSSENKHTTSSMDRTNLKRPHENSDDSDDNIPLSQRANPASKMVKHFSEQRDTSHGKVEPSSDSDDDNKPLISKYSSVGAGKVPASSSKNRSGKESADDSEDKKPLASKVKANASTAGAEHVASSSARKINSSSKENADDSEDEKPLAFKFKANAATTGAGQVASSSSKKINSSSKANDSEDRKPLASKIKANMSIKKETGSESRSPKDINKRTLGDVNNRNDSLVKKAKVSDNSAFVKVKHESVVKKELKTDDGDRKPLAEKMRKLGSSDSKSSTTKVIKKPTPSSKKDGKKLKMKKAMKKSTFSKSLKVPPGSGGGQKWTTLEHNGVIFPPPYQPHGVKMLYNGQPVDLTPEQEEVATMFAVMKDTDYATKPKFIHNFFNDWRQVLGKNHVIKKFELCDFTPIYEWHLKEKEKKKQMSAAEKKALKEEKLKKEDKYMWAIVDGVKEKVGNFRVEPPALFRGRGEHPKMGKLKRRIRPSDITINIGKNAPIPECPIPGERWREVKHDNTVTWLAYWSDPINPKDSKYVFLAASSSLKGQSDKEKYEKARQLKDYIHNIRSTYTKDFNSKDPTKRQIAVATYLIDKLALRAGNEKDDDEADTVGCCTLKVENVICVPPNQLQFDFLGKDSIRYFNTVEVEAPVYKAIGEFRTAKKGDGKRKGDGDDLFDLLDTSKLNAHLKELMPGLTAKVFRTYNASITLDDI; the protein is encoded by the exons ATGGCTGTTGATGGGTGTGTCAATCCTGTTATTTATGATAATGGTGATGACGATGATGCCCCTCTTACTTTTAAAAGATCAAGCTCTTCGAGACATAGTTCATTAAATTCTACTTCAAACAAATCGACTTCCCAAAAGCGTGATATCTCTCTTCAGCGGGCTAGATCTGATCATAGTTCTCCTAATGGTGAGAATTCAAACTTGCAAAAGAGTAAGGGGACTTCTACTTCAAAGATGCCTACTGAGAGGCCGAAAATACCAAACCCAGTTTCTCGGTCCTCAGTACCTGGTCCGCCCAACCATTCATCAGAAAATAAACATACTACTAGTTCTATGGATAGGACTAATTTGAAAAGGCCCCATGAGAACTCAGATGATTCAGATGATAATATACCATTAAGTCAGAGAGCCAATCCAGCTTCAAAGATGGTTAAACATTTTTCAGAACAAAGGGACACATCACATGGTAAAGTTGAGCCTTCCAGTGATTCTGATGATGATAATAAGCCATTGATCTCCAAGTATTCCTCAGTTGGAGCTGGGAAAGTTCCTGCATCTTCATCAAAGAACAGAAGCGGTAAGGAAAGTGCTGATGATTCAGAAGATAAGAAACCTTTAGCTTCTAAGGTTAAGGCAAATGCATCTACCGCTGGAGCTGAGCATGTTGCTTCATCTTCAGCCAGAAAGAtaaacagcagcagcaaggaAAACGCTGATGATTCAGAAGATGAGAAACCTTTGGCTTTTAAGTTTAAGGCGAATGCGGCTACCACTGGAGCTGGGCAAGTTGCTTCATCTTCATCCAAGAAGAtaaacagcagcagcaaggcTAATGATTCAGAAGATAGGAAACCTTTGGCTTCAAAGATTAAGGCAAATATGTCTATTAAGAAGGAAACAGGTAGCGAATCAAGGTCCCCAAAAGATATAAACAAGCGGACCCTTGGTGATGTTAATAATAGAAATGATTCTTTAGTTAAGAAGGCAAAAGTTTCAGATAACTCTGCTTTTGTAAAGGTAAAGCATGAATCTGTTgtgaaaaaagaattaaaaacaGATGATGGGGATCGCAAACCTCTTGCAGAAAAGATGAGGAAGTTAGGGTCTTCAGACAGCAAATCATCTACAACGAAAGTGATAAAAAAACCCACTCCATCATCCAAGAAAGATGGCAAGAAATTGAAGATGAAGAAAGCAAtgaaaaaatctacattttcaAAGTCATTGAAGGTTCCTCCTGGGTCAGGCGGAGGACAAAAATGGACTACCTTGGAGCACAACGGTGTTATTTTTCCTCCTCCGTACCAACCTCATGGGGTCAAAATGCTCTACAATGGACAACCGGTTGATTTAACTCCAGAGCAAGAGGAG GTTGCAACAATGTTTGCAGTGATGAAAGATACGGATTACGCCACGAAGCCGAAATTTATTCATAACTTTTTTAATGACTGGCGGCAAGTTCTTGGTAAAAACCATGTTATTAAGAAATTTGAGCTTTGTGATTTTACTCCAATCTATGAATGGCATctaaaggagaaggagaaaaagaagcaaatgaGTGCTGCG GAGAAGAAAGCTTTAAAAGAAGAGAAGTTAAAGAAAGAGGACAAGTACATGTGGGCTATTGTTGATGGTGTCAAAGAGAAG GTCGGGAATTTTAGAGTGGAACCACCTGCGTTATTCCGAGGCCGTGGAGAGCATCCAAAG ATGGGCAAATTAAAACGACGCATTCGACCAAGTGACATCACGATCAACATTGGAAAAAATGCTCCAATTCCTGAGTGTCCCATTCCTGGTGAAag ATGGAGAGAAGTGAAGCATGATAACACGGTTACGTGGTTAGCATACTGGAGTGATCCCATAAATCCAAAAGACTCCAAGTATGTCTTTTTGGCAGCAAGCAGCTCTTTAAAAGGGCAAAGTGACAAAGAGAAGTATGAGAAGGCTAGGCAATTGAAG gattatatacataatattcGATCCACTTACACGAAGGATTTCAATAGTAAAGATCCTACAAAAAGGCAAATAGCAGTGGCGACATACCTCATCGATAAGCTAGCGCTTAGGGCAGGCAATGAGAAG GATGATGATGAGGCTGATACTGTTGGTTGCTGTACTCTGAAGGTGGAGAATGTCATCTGTGTGCCCCCAAATCAGTTACAG tttgactTCCTTGGTAAAGATTCTATAAGATATTTTAACACTGTGGAGGTCGAAGCACCTGTATACAAAGCGATTGGGGAGTTCCGTACTG CTAAAAAAGGTgacggaaaaagaaaaggcgATGGAGATGATCTCTTTGACTTGCTTGATACAAGTAAACTTAATGCTCACCTTAAGGAACTCATGCCTGGTCTTACTGCAAAAGTTTTCCGTACATACAATGCTTCTATTACCTTGGATGACATA TAA